The Caminicella sporogenes DSM 14501 DNA window TATTTCAATAGGTTCTATGATGGGTTCTGGCGGAATGATTGTAATGGATGAAACAGACAATATGGTTGAAATTGCAAAGTTTTATTTGGAGTTTACTATGGATGAATCATGTGGAAGATGTACACCTTGTCGCATCGGAACAAAAAGAATGTATGAACTTTTAGATAAAATTACGAGCGGCAAAGGAACTATGGAAGATTTAGAAAATCTAAAACAATTGGCACATATGGTAAAGGCGAGTTCTTTGTGCGGACTTGGACAGACTGCACCAAACCCAGTTATAAGTACCATGAAACATTTTTGGAATGAATATTTAGCTTTTATTAAAGAAGCAGATAAATCTAAAAGTAAAAAACAAGAGAAAATGTAGAATAACTATGATAAGAGGTGAAACTGAGTATATGACTGAAGAAAAAAATATGGTTAATATAAAAATAAATGACCAACCGCTAACAGTACCTGAAGGAATTACTATATTAGAAGCAGCTCAAAAAGCAGGTGTTAGGATACCAACATTGTGTCATTTAGATTTACATGATATTAAGATGATAAATCAAACTGCTTCTTGCAGAGTGTGTATGGTAGAAGCACCCGGAAGAGATTCTCTTGTACCGGCATGTGTAACAAAGGTAACTGATGGTATGGAAATTCGTACTGATTCAATACGTGCAATAACTGCTAGAAGAATGGCTGTTGAACTTTTATTATCTAATCATCCAAATGAATGTTTTACATGTCCTAAAAATTTAGAATGTGAACTACAATCACTAGCTAAAGAATTGGGGATTAGAGAAATAAAATGGAATGGTGAAAAAATAAATTATCCTAAAGATGTATCTAGTGAAGCAATAATAAGAGATGTAAATAAATGTATATACTGCAGACGCTGTGAAACTATGTGCAATGAGGTACAGACATGCGGTATATTATCGGGAATAGGTCGTGGCTTTAATGCATTTGTAGGAACTGCTTTTAATATACCCATAGTAGAATCTTCTTGTACATATTGCGGACAGTGTGTTGCAGTATGCCCTACAGCAGCTTTAACAGAAGTTAACTATACAAATAAAGTTTGGGAGGCGATAAATGACCCTGATAAACATGTTGTAGTACAAACAGCTCCAGCCATTCGTGTAGCTATTGGTGAACTCTTTGATATGGAGATAGGAACTATTGTAACAGGCAAACTTGTAACAGCATTAAAGCGTATGGGATTTGATGCTGTATTTGATACAGACTTTGGAGCAGACCTTACAATTATTGAAGAAGCTTCTGAGCTTATAGACCGTATAAAAAATAATAAAACTTTGCCTATGCTTACTAGTTGTTGTCCAGCTTGGATAAAATTTATAGAGCATCAGTTTCCAGAACTTATAGAAATTCCATCCACATGTAAATCGCCTCATATAATGTTTGGTACTATTGTAAAAACTTATTATGCAGAAAAAAAGGGATTAAATCCTAAAGACATAGTTGTAGTTTCAGTTATGCCGTGCATAGCTAAAAAGGCAGAAGCTGAAAGACCTGAACTTACAAAAGATAATCATAATAATGTTGATTTAGTAATAACGACTCGTGAGTTAGGAGCTATGATAAAAGAGGCAGGAATAGACTTTGCAAATCTTCCAGATAGTGATTTTGATAATCCGCTTGGAGAAAGTACAGGAGCATCAGTTATATTTGGAACTACTGGAGGAGTAATAGAAGCAGCAATTCGTACAGTTTATGAGTGGATGACAGGAGAAGAACTTGATGAAGTAGAGTTTACTCAGCTTAGAGGAATAAAAGGTCTTCGTGAGGCAACTGTAGATATAGCAGGTAGGAAATTGAGAATAGGTATTGCAAATGGACTTGGAAATGCTCGCAGACTTTTAGAGAGTATTAGAGATGGAAAGGAAAAATATGATGCAATAGAGATAATGGCATGTCCCGGTGGATGTATTGGTGGAGGAGGACAGCCGTATCATCATGGAAATTATGAAGTAGTTAAAAAACGTCAAGAAGCTCTTTATAGAGAAGATAGAAATAAAAAACTTAGAAAATCTCATGAAAATCCATTTGTAAAGAAACTTTATGAAGAATATCTTGGAAAGCCTTATGGACAGAAGGCACATGACTTGTTGCATACACATTATGAAAAAAAAGAGAGAATTTAGATAATTAAGTATGGGCTGTTTTGATATTTATTTTGAAACAGCCCTATTGTTATAATTTGAAATTGAAGATATTAGAAAGTGTTCAAATAAATTTAATATAAAAAATAAAAGTATATCATTGTCAAGAAAATATAGTATAATAATTTTATAAGAAAATTTTTATTTGGAGTTGAGAAAATGATTAGTACACAGCAAAAATTACTTTCGATTGCTGCACATTTAGGTTGGATTATAGGTTTTCCCGTATTGTTGCCGGTTCTTATTTTTCTTTTGTCTAAAGATGATTTTGTAAGGCAGCAGGCGAAAGAAGCACTTTGTTTTCAAATGGCTATAGTTGGTGCTGGAATAGTACTTGGAATTTTATCCTTTTTATTAATAGGCATTCCTTTGCTTATTATTATGGGTATATTAGCTTCAATACTGCCTTTTGTTGCTGCTTTTAAAGTATTAAATGGACAAAAATATTCTTATCCTATAACGGGTAAGTATATAGCTAAAAAGTTATAGTATTTTATTTATTGCAAAACAAAGTTCCTTGTGAACTTTGTTTTTGCTTATAAAAACTTATAAATAATACAGCTAAAAAAGAATAAATTTATTAAAAAATGTAAAAATATAAAATTAAATTTAAACATAGGAGAGATTTTATGGAAAATGTAAAAAAGTTATTGGAGAAAATTATTGAAGAAGAAAAATTAATATACGGAGTGTTAAGTAAAATAAATAAAAAAAGTGAAAAAACTTTTAATAAAGTATCTATAAAACCTGTGCTTGTAAGAAATAATATATTTGTGCAGTTTACATACCATTATGATAAAAAGGTTATTCACAACAATTTGAATTTTGTGGATACAGTAAGAGAGTTACATAATCTTATCCACAATTATTTTAGACAAGTTGTGTTATATACTACAGACAGTGATTATCAAATTCTTATAAGCAAAAAAGGGAAGATAAAAATTCTTAAAAAGCCACCTTCAAGAGAAAAGAGAGATTTAAGTCATAATAGAAAGAAAAATTATATTTTAGAAGAAAATATACCGAATCCTTTTTTGATTAAATTAGGAGTAATGAATAAAAGCGGGAAGATAATAGCTAAAAAGTACGATAAATTTAAACAGTTAAATAGATTTTTAGAAATGGTGTCAGATTGTACTGATTATTTAAAAAAGGATAAAACAATAAATATTATAGATTTTGGCTGTGGAAAATCATATTTAACTTTTGCACTTTATTATTATCTTGTGGAAAAATTGGGACTTGATGTGAATATTATTGGATTAGATTTAAAAAAAGACGTAATTAATTTTTGCAATAAGATAGCAACTGAACTTGGTTATGATAAATTAAAATTTGTTTATGGAGATATAAAAGGCTTTAATGAATTTAATAGTGTAGATATGGTTGTAACTCTGCATGCATGTGATACAGCTACTGATGATGCTTTAGTTAAAGCAGTGAAATGGGGAGCAGATATAATACTTTCCGTACCTTGCTGTCAACATGAATTATTTAATAAAATACAAAATCCTGTAATGGAGTCGATGTTAAAACATGGTATAATAAAGGAAAAATTATCTAGTTTGATAACTGATAGTATTCGTGGAAATATTTTAGAGATAATGGGTTATTCTGTTCAAATGTTGGAATTTATAGATATGGAGCATACTCCAAAGAATATACTTATAAGAGCTTTTAAAAGGAATAATATAATAAATAAGAAGGCTGTATCTCAATATCTTAAATTTAAGGAATTTTGGAATGTGCAGCCATATATAGAAAGAGAAATGGGAGAAGATTTAAAGAGTATATTGCAAAAAAATTTTAAAGCTTCAAAATAATTGCCTATATAAAAAAAATAAAGTAAAGGTATATACATTAACTTAATGTATATTGTATACTATACTTAAAATAGTATGTTGTATACATTAGTATTTTTATTTATATTTTACATAGAAGGAGGCTATTTTTATGGCAAAAAAGGTTATGAAAACCATGGATGGTAATACAGCTGCAGCATATGTAGCATATGCTTTTACTGATGTAGCAGCTATTTATCCGATTACACCA harbors:
- a CDS encoding NADH-dependent [FeFe] hydrogenase, group A6 — translated: MIRGETEYMTEEKNMVNIKINDQPLTVPEGITILEAAQKAGVRIPTLCHLDLHDIKMINQTASCRVCMVEAPGRDSLVPACVTKVTDGMEIRTDSIRAITARRMAVELLLSNHPNECFTCPKNLECELQSLAKELGIREIKWNGEKINYPKDVSSEAIIRDVNKCIYCRRCETMCNEVQTCGILSGIGRGFNAFVGTAFNIPIVESSCTYCGQCVAVCPTAALTEVNYTNKVWEAINDPDKHVVVQTAPAIRVAIGELFDMEIGTIVTGKLVTALKRMGFDAVFDTDFGADLTIIEEASELIDRIKNNKTLPMLTSCCPAWIKFIEHQFPELIEIPSTCKSPHIMFGTIVKTYYAEKKGLNPKDIVVVSVMPCIAKKAEAERPELTKDNHNNVDLVITTRELGAMIKEAGIDFANLPDSDFDNPLGESTGASVIFGTTGGVIEAAIRTVYEWMTGEELDEVEFTQLRGIKGLREATVDIAGRKLRIGIANGLGNARRLLESIRDGKEKYDAIEIMACPGGCIGGGGQPYHHGNYEVVKKRQEALYREDRNKKLRKSHENPFVKKLYEEYLGKPYGQKAHDLLHTHYEKKERI
- a CDS encoding DUF4870 domain-containing protein, with product MISTQQKLLSIAAHLGWIIGFPVLLPVLIFLLSKDDFVRQQAKEALCFQMAIVGAGIVLGILSFLLIGIPLLIIMGILASILPFVAAFKVLNGQKYSYPITGKYIAKKL
- a CDS encoding class I SAM-dependent methyltransferase; amino-acid sequence: MENVKKLLEKIIEEEKLIYGVLSKINKKSEKTFNKVSIKPVLVRNNIFVQFTYHYDKKVIHNNLNFVDTVRELHNLIHNYFRQVVLYTTDSDYQILISKKGKIKILKKPPSREKRDLSHNRKKNYILEENIPNPFLIKLGVMNKSGKIIAKKYDKFKQLNRFLEMVSDCTDYLKKDKTINIIDFGCGKSYLTFALYYYLVEKLGLDVNIIGLDLKKDVINFCNKIATELGYDKLKFVYGDIKGFNEFNSVDMVVTLHACDTATDDALVKAVKWGADIILSVPCCQHELFNKIQNPVMESMLKHGIIKEKLSSLITDSIRGNILEIMGYSVQMLEFIDMEHTPKNILIRAFKRNNIINKKAVSQYLKFKEFWNVQPYIEREMGEDLKSILQKNFKASK